The segment GAGCGAGGAGGCACAGGCCGCATCGGTGATGCAGTTGGTGCCGCCTAAGTCGAAGCGGTTGGCGATGCGTCCGGCCACCACATTGCCCAGAAGTCCCGGGAAGGTGCTCTCCTGCCAGGGGGTGTACTGCGCGGCGATGCGGTCGCAGATCTCCTGGGCTTTGGACTCACCGATGCCCTGCTCGCGCAGCGCGCGCAGCCACTGGGGGCGCTGCAGACGCGAGGCAGCCTGAATCAAAAGCTCCTGGCCGGCGGTCACGCCTAAGATGATGCTCATGCGCTCTTTATCCATCGACTCGAACTGGCCTTTGAAGGCGTCGTCGAGCACCTGGCGCGCCACGATCAGCGCGAGGAGCTGGGTGGTGTCGGTGGCCGGGATCATCGTCGGCGGAATGCCAAAGGCCACCGGGTCGAAGTCGACGTCCGGCAAGAATCCGCCGCGCTTGCAGTAGGTCTTATCGGCGTCGCCCGGCTCCGGGTCGAAATAATCTTCGATGAGCCAGTGCGAGGGCGGAACCTCGGTGATGAGGTCGTTGCCCTCCATGATGTTTTGCCAGAAGCGTCCCGGGGAGGCCGAGGCCGGAAAGAGCGCGCTCAAGCCGACGATGGCCACCGGCGGGTGGTCGCCGCCGGCGTGCAGGTTTTTTTCCTGCGAGGTGCTGGCATCTGGCGAGGAGGGGGCCGAAGAAGGCGTGGGGATAAGAGGCATAAGTCCTACTGCGTCAAAAGCGCCGAGTGGGGGTCAGCGAGACTCGAGTTCACAACAAGAGGGTCCGAGCGTCGGGAGTGTGGACGCCCTGCGAGCCTGGTCAAGCCAGGGGGAGGGGCCGATGATCAAAGGCATCCGGAGGGATAGCCGCGCCGAAGGCGCGCAGCTGGGAGGCGCGCGTGATGCGGGCGGCGCCCTCCATCAGGTTGAGCGCCATCTGGTCGACGTGGCGTGCCTCCAGGGGCTCCAGAAAGCTGCCGCGCGCCCAGTCATTGAAGGCGCCCTGGGCCGGTCCCATCCAGACCTGGTAGTCGAGCTGGCGCCCGTCGACGCCCTCGATCGCCCAGCGGCTGGAGAGCCCCAGGTACCAGCGGCAGACCAGCGCCAGGCGGTGGCGCGGGTCGCGCTCGGCACGCGCAATCTCTTGCGGATCGCGGGTTTGAAAGAAGTCGCGCGTCTTCTGCCAGACATCTTCCATCGTCTGCTGGAAGATCTCGCGCTCAAGTTTCTCGCGAACTTCCGGCTCGATCGCCTCGATGGAGGGGTAGGTCGAGTACACTTCAAAAAGACGTTTGGCGCGGGCCGCGAAGAAGTTGCCACGCTTCAACACCTGAACTTCGACGCCCATCTCAAACATGTCGCCGGCCGGGCACATCGTCACATCGGCAAAACGGGCCTGGGCCAGCATCTCTTTGACCCCCGGCGACTGATTTGCCTCGACGCTGGCCTGGTTGATGGAGCCGGTGAGCACAAAGGCCGCGCCCAGCCCAAAGGCCGCGGCCACCGCCTGTGGCGTGCCCAGCCCGCCGGCGGCGCCCAGGCGCACCGGTGTGGCAAAGCCGTATTCGCGCTGAAGTTCGTCGCGCAGCCGCGCGATCACCGAGAAGAGCGGCCCCAGCGGGCGGCGGTCGGTGTGGCCGCCGGAGTCTGACTCCACCGTAATATCGCTTGCCACGGGAACTTCGAGGGCCAGCGCGGCTTCGTCGGCGGTGATCTTCTGCTCGGCCACCAGCTGATCGAGGAGCTTCTGCGGGGCGGGCTTCAGAAAAGGCTCGGCGACTTCCGGCCGCGAGATCTTGGCAAAAAGGAAGTTTGAGCGCTGCACCTGACCGTGGGCGTCGCGAAAAAGACCGCTCACCGCATACCGCACCACCGCGGGGGTGAGGCGCATAAAGGCCGAGGCGGAGACCCGGCGCACCCCGCGGCTCAAGAAGAGCTCGACGGTGGCCATCTCCAGGCCGGGCTCCTGGGGGGAGTGGATGAGGTTGGCGCCGAAGGGCAACTTCCGGGGGTTGAGCGCTTCCGCTGTGCGATCGATATAATCGACCATACGCTCCAGCGGGAGGCCGGCGGTGCCCAGAAAGCCCAGCATACCGGCCTGCGCCAGGCGAATCACCATCTCAGGGCTGGTGATGCCGTTGGCCATCGCCCCGCCCACATAAGGGAAGCGCAGGCCGTGGGTCTCGCAAAAGGCGCGATCGCTCAGCCACTCCGGGTACATCGGCGGCAGGGTCGCCAGGTGCTCAAAACCGGCGCGGGGGTCGAGGTGACGCGCATCGAAGCTCACGCCGACGCGCCCCCCGGAGGGCTCGCGCAGAATATAAGCGGTCTCGCGCACCCGGTGGGCCGCCTCGCGAAGCTGCGCCGGAGCAAAGGCCGGCGCCTGCGGCGCATCCGCCTCGGCGGCCTGCTCCGGGGCGCGGCTGGAGGTGATATCCATCACCATAAAGTAGGTCCTGCAAACGACATGATTCAGTGATCGCACCGCCCTCATTTTAACACGTGCAAGGCGGCGATGGGCCAATTTGGCGGGAGCATACAACGGGAGTTGGGGAAGGTACAGAGGGGGCTGTCGCTGCGAATTCGCTCGATCTGAGAGGAGGTGGTGCGGGCCCGGTGGGGGCCTCGTTTTTGCGTTTTAAGATGACCGTGGGTTGGGTGAAGTTCTTTGTTTATGCGGGTGAAAGACGACCCCGGGTCACGTTTGGAAGTGACCCTGGGTCAAGTTTGACCCAGCGTTTATGCGGGTGAAAGACGACCCCGGGTCACGTTTGGAGACGACCCAGGGTCACGATTGGAGATGACCCAGGGTCACGATTGGAGATGACCCACGGTCATCAACCCGCCACATACCTACCCTCCTGGACATGACCCAGGGTTGTACCTTCTCCAGCGTTTATACGGGTATGGGGCGACCCACGGTCGTCCGTCTACCCCGTCGCAAGCATGTGACAGGGGGTATGCACCCCGGCGGAAACGCGGCCAGGAAGGTGGCGGGATTGGACCGGAGCGTCCGACCGTTTACACTATCCACAGCGTGCGCCCGCGCCTTTGCCCCCGACTCTGCTGGAGAGAAACGATGACCACCCACCTTCCCACCGTGATCTTGAGGCATTGCCCCGACTACGAGCCCGAGCGTATTGAGCGCCTGGCGGTGGAGGGGCTCGACACGATGGGTTTGCAGCCCCACGGTCGCACCCTGGTCAAGCCCAACGTGGTGGCGTCTGGCGAGATGTTCCCGCACGCGTACACCCGCGCGGAGTTTGTGGAGGGCATCCTGCGCGCGCTGAAAAAGCGCGGCTCGAATATGGAGGAGCTGGCCGTCGGGGAGCGCAGCGGCATCACCGTGCCCACGCGCTACACCTTCAAAAACGCCGGCTACTACGAGATGGCTCGCCGCGTGGGCGACGTGAAGCTCTACCATTTTGAAGAGTCGACGCAGGTGGAGATTCCCCTCTACCACCAGGGCCGGTTGCGCGAGTCCTTTTATACGCCGGAGCCGGTGGCGAAGGCCGACTTTTTTGTGAACTGCCCCAAGTTCAAGGCGCACCCGTGGACGACGGTCACCTTCAGCATGAAGAATTACATCGGCATTCAGGATGATCGCCATCGCCTCATCGATCACGATCATGCGCTCAACTACAAGGTCGCCGATCTGCAATACATCACCCAGCCGCAGTTCATCGCCACCGACGCGATTATCGCTGGCGAAGGAAGAATGCTCACGCCGCTGCCTTATCGGCTGGACATGATGTTGATGGGCAACAACCAGGTGGCGTTTGACGCGGTCTGCTGCCACATCATCGGCGTCGACCCGATGACGGTCGATCATATTCGCCTGGCGCACGAGCGCGGCTTTGGGCCGGTGGATCTCTCGCAGATCCGCATCCTGGGCGATGTCTCGCTCGACGAGGCGAAGGAGCGCGCGGCAAACTTTGAGGTCGGGCTGATCCGCGTCGAAGAGTATTTTAAGGGCACCAACATCCGCGCGTATTCGGGCCGCCCCCCCAGCCAGACCGACGACTACTGCTGGGGCGGCTGCCCCGGCGCGCTGGAGGAGGCTATCGAGATCTTGCGCGTCTACGACGCCTCCACCGACGAGAAGATGCCTCCGATGCATATTGTGTTCGGGGCCTACGAGGGGACGATCGACGCTAAGCCTGGCGAAAAGGTCGTGTTTATGGGGGACTGCGCGACCTACCAGGGGGAGATTGGCGGGCAGCAGGTGCAGATCGACAGCCTCTATCGCGATCGCTCCGAGCTCAACCCGGAGACCTACAAGGTCGACGACATTTTTAAAAAGATGCTCAAGGTGGAGCAGAAGTTTCTGGGCGCGCGCAAGACGGACGTGATGCGCATCGCGGGCTGTCCGGTCAGCGTGGCGGAGCAGGTCTTGATGCTGGTGAAGCTGGGCAAGACCCAGAACCCCTACCTCGATCCGCGCACGTCGGTGGATTTTGTGAGCTGCTACCTCTCCACGCGCACCCGCACCGCGCTGAGCCGCATTTTGGGAACGCCCTACCAGCGCAGCGGTCCTTCGGTGCGCGGCGATGCTCGCCCGGCCCAGAACCTCCCGCCCGCCGGGGTGGAGAGCGAGAGCGCCTCGTAAGTTTTCAACCAGAGTTTTTTGATCAGGTTTTTTCGAGCAGGGAGGGGGCCGCGAGTCGGCGATCGTTCGCCGGCGGGGGAGGGGCGCGTTATGCCTGCTGCGCAGCGTTGCTATGGGGTAGGTCGATGACCGTGGGTCGCCGGAAAGGCGTATGAATAAAGGGGGAGGTGTGACCCAGGGTCGTTTGGGGTGGGGGAGGTATGAGGCATAATTCGGGTGAAGTTGAACGACCCAGGGTCATCGAGGTTGGTCGAACTGGAACGACCCAGGGTCGTCGAAAATGGTCGAAATGGAACGACCCAGGGTCATCGAAAATGGTCGAAATGAAACGACCCAGGGTCATCGAAAATTGGCAAATGTGGATGACCCAGGGTCATCGATTCCCCGCACAGATGCAGGGCAAAGTTCAACCCCCGGTCGCCTGAGCACGGGGTCGGCAAATACATTGAAAAAACGTCGCGACGTTGCGAATCGATACAGCGAGACGCTGGCGAAAGCTCGCCACTTTGCGCATCCTCGATCGCATCGAAGCGATGCCGACGCCCGCGCCAGCGGGGGAATGACGAACACTCAAAGATGGGGAGTTGTGATGGTGAAGTGGAGCGCGCTCTTTCGGAGAACCTTGATCGTGATGTTGCTGGCCGGGGCAGGTGTGGCCTGCGGGAGCGGCGACCCGGATGCGCGTCGCGCCCTCGATGGGGGCGAAGACGCCGGCGCTCCGGATGCCCCTGGGGAGGATGCCTCCCACGATGGGAGCCCCGATGACCCGGATACCGACACCTCGGTCGATGACGCCGGCGACGAGGTCGATGCCGACGCTGACGATCCGGACGATCCGGAAGATCCGGAAGATCCGGAAGATCCCGAGACGCCGGGCGCGGTGGATTGTGCGCCGCTGCCTGAGAGCGGCGGCACGATCGTGGAAGTCGACGCGTCGATGGCCGGGCAGCTCCCGCAGCTTGTGCGCCAGGCTCAGGCCAACACGACCTTCGTGCTGGCCGCCGGCACCTACGAACTCACCGAGACGCTGCATATTCGCGCCGAAGGCGTCACCCTGCGCTCGGCCGGTGACGACGCCGAGAGCGTGGTGATCGACGGCGGCTACAACGTCAACTCGCTGGTCTTTATCAACGCCAGCAACGCGACCCTCGCGCACCTCACTCTGCGTCGCGCGCTGCACCACCCCATCCACGTGACGCCCACCGGTGATGCGTCGGAAAACCTTTTAGGGACGCGTATTTACGGGGTGCATATCGTCGATGGTGCGCAGCAGTTTATCAAGATCAACCCCAACGGCGCGCGCAGCGCCTTTGTGGACGATGGGCTTGTGGCCTGCTCGCGTTTTGAGCTCACCGACGCCGGGCGCCCGCGCGTCGATCGCAGCGGCACCGGCTGCTACACCGGCGGCGTCGACGGTCACGCCGCGCGTGGCTGGGTGGTGCGCGATAACCACTTCAAAGACATCTACTGCGCCGGCGAAGGGCTGGCGGAGCACGCCGTGCACTTCTGGTCGGCCTCGCGCGACACCGTGGTGGAGCGCAACTTGATTGAAAATTGCGCCCGCGGCGTGGGGTTCGGGCTTTCGCAGAGCGGCGGCGATCGCAATTACGCCGACGACCCTCACCCCGAGGTGGAGGGGTATATGGGGCATATCGACGGGATGATTCGCAACAACATCATCGTGGCCGACATCGACTATTACGACACCGGCATCGAGCTTGCGCAGGCCCACGGCGTGCGCGTTCTTCATAACACCATCTATGACGCGGACGCGGCCAACCGCTTTAGCTCCATCGACTACCGCTTCCCCAATACATCGGCCGAAATCCGCAACAACCTCGTCGGTCGTATCACGCGCCGGAATGAGGCTGCGGGGGAGGTTGAAACCAACCTTGAGGGGGTGGGGGCAGCGCTGTTTGAAGATGCGTTCGGACTGGATTTTCATCTGGGGGCGTCGGCCACAGCGGCCATCGATCAGGGGGACGTCGTGGAAGACGCCGGCCTGGATATCGACGGGGAGCCGCACGAGAAGGGGGCCGCTCCCGACATCGGGGCGGACGAGCGTTGAGCGTGCCGGGACGTTGACCTTTTGCGGCGTTGCGAGGGGGTATGCGAATGACCGTGGGTCACGTCACACCCGCATACATACTGGCTAAGATGCAACCCACGGTCATCGCAGAAGGGGGAGGTGTGAGGCTTATCAGAGCGTGAGCGCTGAGAGTCGCGCGCGCTCTTCGGCGGCGCGGGCGCCGCGGTCGATGCGCTCCCATTGATGGATGGCCTGGCGTAGCAGGGGCTCGGCCAGCGCGCTCTGTCCGTGTCGGAGCGCGTGGTCGGCCCCGCGGCTCAAACACATTGCGATGTCCAGATCGAAAATTTTCGTGGCGTTCTGGTCGCGGATGAAGTTGTGCAGCTGCGTGCGCGCGTCCTCCCAGCGTTGAAGCTCGGCGTAAGCGGCGGTGAGCGCGGCGTAGATATAGGCGCGGTACGCAAAGGAGTGATCCTCGGGCATCCTCGCCACAAGCGCCTCGAAGGCTGCAAGTGCCCCCTCCAACTCGCCGCCGAAAAGATCGACGAGCGCGAGGTTCAGGTGCGCGATGTCGCCGATGCGCGCGCCGGTCTCGGCCAGATAACGAAAGGCCGTCTCGTAGAGCTCGCGCGCGCGGGCGTAGTCGCCCTGCTCCCGGGCGATCTCGGCGCGGGTATTAAAGGCGTCGCAGAGCGCCGAGGCGTGCCCGAAGCGCCGGGCCAGGTCTTCCTGCTGCGCGAGGAGGAGGTCGGCGTCGTCAAAGCGCCGCTGGCGGCGGCGAATCTCGGCCAGGCCATTGTAGGCGTCGGCCAGCGCGCGCACGGGCACCGGGAAAGTCTCCTCAAGGGTGGCGATAGCGTCGAGGTAGGTGGCTTCAGCCGCGGGGATCTGGCCCAGGAGCACCAGCGTCCAGGCCTTCCCCTCCTGGGCGCTGGCCCGGGAGGTGGCGTCGCCCACCTGGAGGTAGAGCGCCAGCGCCTGATCGAAGAAGTGCACCGCCCGGTCGTAGATGTTGAAGGAGCGGTTACAGCGGGCCAGCAGCTCGTTGGCGCGGGCGCAGGCTGCCGGGAGGTTCAGCGCGGTGGCGTTTTCCAGGGCGCGGGCGGCCTGCTCGGCGGCGCGCACTGACTCCAGACGTTCAATGTGGATGCGGGCTTCCAGAAGATCGAGGTGCACACCAGAGGCGCTCTGCCGGGGCAGCGCGGCGTGGTGGAGGCTCGCCAGGGCATGTGCGCTGAGACGCCGGGCGGCGCTGGTGTCGCCCTGGACCAGGTAGCGATCGCCCAGCTCGAGAAGATGCGGGAGCGCGTCGCGATGCGCGCCGGCGCCGGCCAGGTGTCTGGCGAGCTGCTCGCGGCTGGCGAGCGCGGCGGGCATGCCCTCACGCATCAGTTCCTCGGCCGCCGCGCGGTGAAAATCGGCAAGGCGCCCGCTCTTACGTGCATCTTCCAAAAGGGCTTCGCGCACCATGCCCTGCACAAACGCGACACTCTCGCGGGTGCCTTCTACAAGGCGCAGGCGCATCAGCTCGGCCATAAGCCAGGGCGGGGCCTCCACACCGGCGCGGGCACAGACCTGGCGCCACAGCGGCACCGAGACGAGCTGACCCAGGGTCGCCGCGACCTCCACAGCCTGGCGATACGGGCCCAGCGTCGAGGTTTGCATCAGGGTGCGCAGGCGCTCAGACCCCATGCTCAAAAGATCGTCAGGCAGGCTCTCTTCGGCCAGCGCCAGATCGGGGATCTCAAAGCCGCGGGGGCCGGGTTGAAGAATGCCGCGCTGGATCCAGTCGCCGACAAGCTCAATGGCAAAGAGGGGGTTGCCATTGCTGCGCTCGGCGATGCGGCGGCCCAGGTCATGGTGCAGGCCCAGGAGGTTGGCGACGAGCTGGTGGTGATCTTCGGGCGGGAGCGCGCGCAGGTGGATGTCGCTGACGCGCGCGTCGTCGGAGGTGGTGAGAAGATCGGCGATGAGAGCTTGCTCCTCGTCGCGCTCGGCCAGGGCTTCGTCGCCAAGGGTGGCGACGATGAGTATGGGGAACTGGTCTTCGGAGCGAAGCAGCTGCGCGCAGAGGCGCAGCGCGCCCGCGCCCCACTGCACATCGTCGAGGACCAGCACGAGCGGGCGCGTCGTGGCCCGGGCGCGGATCACCCGCGCGATGGTGGAGAGCTGTGCGTCCAGGGGAAGCGCGCTGCGATCTTCGAGGAGCTCGGCCAGCCGGGTCAGGGTCGGCGAGTCGAGCTGCGGGGGCAGCGCGCGCCCCAGGCGCTCGATGAGCTCCTCGCCGCTGAGCCCAACGACGCGCAGGTGGTGGCGGACCATCTCGACCAGCGCGGAGGTAGCGGTGGCGTCGGCCTTGAGCGTCGCCTGCATCGCGGTGGCAACGCCGAGCTCGCGGGCGCGGGTGGCCAGCCAGCTGGCAAGCCTGGAGGTGCCGGTGCCGGCGGCGCCGCGCACGATGACTAGTCCGCAGCGCTTGTGTGCGGCGGCGCTGCGCAGCGCCTCCCAGAGCTGGTCGCGCTCGGCTTTACGACCGACCATCGGGGTGGGGCGCAGGCCGAAGAGTCCCACCCCGACCCCACCCAGCCAGCGGGGCTTTGCCGCCGGAGTGTGTGCCGCCCGCCAGGTGGCGGGAAGGGGCGGGGCGTCGCTTGCTGCGGGGTACGCGGCGGTGGGGTTACCCCCGGAGGGGCGCGTAGAATGGGGCTGATCCTCAACCCCCGGTCGTTGGGAGGGGGGGAGGAGTGAGGGCGACTGTGGGGCGCGCGTCGCGGCGGCAACCTCGCTGAGCGTGGCCAGGGTCAGGGGTGTCGTGGGCAGCCGCCCGGGCAGGGTGGGGCTGGTGGGAGAATCCCACAAAACGCGATCGGGAAAGCGCGCCGCCGGCAGTGTCAGCAGCGCCCAGGCGGCGTCGGCCGCGCACGCAAAACGCGCGCGCGGATCTTTGGCCAGCAAACGCATCAGCCACCCCTGCAACCCCTCGGGGACGGCACCCTCGGGTACGTCGGGGTGGGGGATGGGCGCGTTGCTATGCTGATCGTAAAGCCCGACAAACGAGCGCGCGTCATAAGGAGGCCGGCCGCTCAAGAGCTCAAACGCCACACAGCCCAGCGCGTAGAGGTCGGTCCAGGGACCGAACTCCCGGCGCTGATCGGTGAACTGCTCCGGCGCCATGTAGAGGGGTGTGCCCGAGGCGTTATGCTCTCCGCTGGATTCGGCCGGGGAGGCGATGGCGTGGGCGATGCCAAAATCAGCGAGCTTAAAGCGGGTGTGTTCACCCCGGCCAAAGCGCAGGATGTTGGCCGGCTTGATGTCGCGATGCACCAGATCGCGAGCGTGCGCGTGGGCCAGCGCGTCGAGCAGCCCCAGCAAGAGCGCGCGGATCTGCGACCAGCTCATCGCCTCAGCCCGCTCTTCGAGGCTGCCCCCGTCGGCAAGCTCCATCACCAGGTAGGGGCTGCCCACACGAAGATCGGGGTGGTTGGGCAGCGGATCGTCGGCCAGAAGTTCGCCGTAATCGTAGACGTCAATGATGCCCGGGTGACGCAGGGAGGCCACCGCGCGCACCTCATCGCCGAAGGCCGCCTGAATGGTGTCGCGCGCCGAGTAGCTCGAGCCAAGCACCTTGACCGCAACCTCCTCGCCCTCCCCACGATGGCGGGCACGCCAGATCGCGCCCATCGCGCCGCGGCCGATGGGGTCGATAAGCTCAAACTGTTCAAAAAAGGATCGTCGGCTCAAAACTCGCTCCGGCCGCACCGCTGAGACGTCACTGTCGCTTGCGCACTTCGCTGACCTCCGGTCACTCCGCGCCCGGCTGACCCCCGGTCATAGAGGTGCCGGTCAGAGGTTATCGCGTCGCCAACGAGTGCTGCGAAGAGAGGTCGTCTTCAGGCTACCTACCGCTGCGTGTGGCGCAACCACCGCATGCGACTTTTCTACAGAAGTCGCCGGGGTTAGGCTGTCGCCGCACGCTATCACCCGGCTGACGTCTCTCGCATCCCAGGTAAGACATGTACGACAAGCTCCCCAACAACGCTCCTTACCCTGCACGGGGTAGTTATGCGGATGGTTACGAACCCGTCGCGCGGGTTTTTGCGCGTCAGCTGGAGCGCGGCGAGGAGGTGGGGGCCGGGTTTACGGTATATCGGCGAGGGGAGTGTGTGGTCGATCTCTGGGGTGGAATGGCCGATGTGGCGTCGAAAGCCCCCTGGCGCGAAGATACCCGCGTGGTGCTCTTCTCGGTGACCAAAGGATTTGTGGCCATGGCGCTGCATCTTCTGGCGAGTCGCGGCAAGCTCGACTGGGACGCACCGGTCGAGACCTACTGGCCCGGTTTTGCCCGCAACGGCAAAGAGGGCATGACGGTCGCCACCCTGCTCGGCCACCGCGGTGGTCTGGCGGGCCTGGACACTTCGCTGACGATGGACGATGTCACCAACCCGGCGCGCGCCGCCGTGCTCCTGGAGGCTCTGGAGTCGCAAAAACCTTTGTGGGAGGCAGGTTCAGACCAGGGCTACCACGCGATCACCTTTGGGATGTACGCCCGCGAGCTTTTTGAGCGCATCTGCCCCGGCGCCGATCTCGGGGAGTTCTTGCGTCGCGAGCTCTTTGAGCCCCTGGGCTCCGATGTGTACCTGGGCACGCCGGCGCAGTTTGATAAGGACATCGCGACCCTCTATCCGCCGGCGAAGCCGGCGCGGGTGGCGAAGATGCTCACCAACGCCCTGACCCAGCCTCAATCGACCGAGGCCCGCGTGCTCGGCCAGTTTGTGCGCCGCGGCTCACCGATGCGCCGCGCGTTTTTGAACCCGCAGGTCCCCGGCGATGATGTGACCGTCTACAATCAGCCGCCGGCGCGCCGCGCCGTGCTGGGCTGGGCCTCGGCCACCGGCAGCGCCCACGGCGTGGCCCGCGCCTATCTGCCTTTCGCCTCCAAAGGAAAGTTTGAGGGTCAGCGCTACCTCAAGGCCACCGCGCTCAAGTCAGTCTACGCGCGCCAGGGCTGGTCGCAGAACGACCTTGTGCTGCAAAAGCCCATCGGCTGGTCGCACGGGTTCTGCAAAGAGGAGCGCCACCTCTTCTCACCAAACCCCGAGTCCTTCGGGCACCCGGGCATGGGCGGCGCGCTGGGCTGGGCGGACCCGGTCGAAGAGATCGCCATCGGCTACGCGATGAACTTCATGGACTGGCGCATTCGATCGCCGCGCGCGCTGGCGCTCTGCCGGGCGCTCTATGATAGTCCCGGGGTGATTGAGGGCTGAGTTTTCCACAGCTTTCGCACAGGCCCTGTGCACAAAAAAAGCCCGCCCCACCTCTTAAGGTGGCGCGGGCTTTTTCGTTCACGCGCGGGCTCGAAAGTTAACACCGAAGCCCCGCGCGACGTGTGGCTCAGTTGGTGCAGACGTTGCCGGCGCGGCATTCATTGATAGCCGAGAAGGTGTCCAGCCAGCTTCCATCACATGCGGCGACGTTGATGCGATCGAGGCAGCGATCGAATTGCGTCTCGTTGATGCGACCATTGTCGCATTCGCTGGCCGGCCAGACTTCATTGAATCGATCTTTCTGATCGATGATGCAATCCGAGACCGATTCGTATTCGCCGCCATCTCCGATGTTGCCGCACTCATCTACTCGGTCGCAGTAGGTCTCGGCGGCCTCGTCGCGGTAGTCCTCACGCGTGGGCTCTCCGCATCCGAAGAGGGGGAGGGCCAGAGCGAGCATAAGAGACGATTTCAGAACTGCAGTGATGCGCATGTCATCCTCCATACATGAAAGCTAACTACCAACGAACTGAGGGGCGTACTTGCTGAGAACCTGCTGATGAAGCCGGAGTTGGAGAAGATATCGCCTTGGAGCGGAGAAGTAGTGGTAAGACCCCAGATCGCACAAAGTCTGGCGAAGGTGGAAGGAATCGTACATCTACAATCTATGGCGAGAAGGCCCACAACACGAAGTTGTCGGGCTTGATAAGGGGACGGGCCTCGCCGGTGCGACAGGCTGTCGCTTCGTGGCGAGAAGTTCTTGGGGTGAGCTGATAACGACTCTTCCCCAACCCCGGCTTCATCAACATCTGTTTGTGTAACCACCTGCTCTAAGGTTCAAGTAACGCCTTGCTAAGATTGGTTCGCGATCGCCGCCGAAAGGCGCCGGGATAACGCGATGGCCGCCCGGAGGCATTCCATCTTCAAAGGGTCCGACGCTGAAAGAGGCGGTTGCTCTCCCACACTGTAATCACATGTAGGATAAAAATCAAAGATTGCTCCCCCTTTCGGGGGAAATTTGGCCCGCGCGCTGTGTGCCGCGCGGGCCAGAAGATCAGGGGTCGAGGCCCTCGACCAGGGTCTGAAGGTTGTAGACGGCCATCTCCAGCTGCAGTTCATCCTGCACCCGGGCGAGCTGAGCCAGGCGCAGCTGGTCTTGCGCGTTGATCACATCGAGCTGGGTGGCCACGCCGTAGCGGAAGGCCGTCTCGGCCTGCTCCACACCGCGTTGGGCGAGCTCCAGCTCGGTGACGCCACTGTCGAGCTGAATGCGCGCGGCTTCGACATCGGCACGGGCCTGGTCGATCTCCGAGGCGATCTGGTGACGGGTCTGCTCCTGACGAAGCTCAGCGGCGACGCGCTGGGCCTGGGCCTGCTTGAGCTGCGCTTCGCGCAGCCCCCCGTCCCACAGCGTCCACTCCGCGCCCAGGGTCAGAATCCAGCGCGGGTCGCCGGGAGCAAGCGCGGTGGACTTGCCGCCGCCGTAGCTAAACGTCGCCGAG is part of the Lujinxingia vulgaris genome and harbors:
- a CDS encoding DUF6184 family natural product biosynthesis lipoprotein, with product MRITAVLKSSLMLALALPLFGCGEPTREDYRDEAAETYCDRVDECGNIGDGGEYESVSDCIIDQKDRFNEVWPASECDNGRINETQFDRCLDRINVAACDGSWLDTFSAINECRAGNVCTN
- a CDS encoding serine hydrolase domain-containing protein, encoding MYDKLPNNAPYPARGSYADGYEPVARVFARQLERGEEVGAGFTVYRRGECVVDLWGGMADVASKAPWREDTRVVLFSVTKGFVAMALHLLASRGKLDWDAPVETYWPGFARNGKEGMTVATLLGHRGGLAGLDTSLTMDDVTNPARAAVLLEALESQKPLWEAGSDQGYHAITFGMYARELFERICPGADLGEFLRRELFEPLGSDVYLGTPAQFDKDIATLYPPAKPARVAKMLTNALTQPQSTEARVLGQFVRRGSPMRRAFLNPQVPGDDVTVYNQPPARRAVLGWASATGSAHGVARAYLPFASKGKFEGQRYLKATALKSVYARQGWSQNDLVLQKPIGWSHGFCKEERHLFSPNPESFGHPGMGGALGWADPVEEIAIGYAMNFMDWRIRSPRALALCRALYDSPGVIEG